In Desulfurobacterium indicum, the DNA window AAACAGAGTTGTCGTTGAAGAATGCCTTAAAGGTGAAGAAGCTTCATATCTTGTAATAAGTGACGGGGAGCGTTACATACCTCTTGCACCTGCACAGGATCACAAGGCAGTCTTTGACGGAGATAGAGGACCAAATACAGGAGGTATGGGAGCATACTCCCCGGCACCGGTATTATCCCCGGAACTTGAAGAAGAAGTCAAAAAAAGAGTTATAGAACCGATGCTGAAAGGAATGGCAGAAAGGGGCACACCATTTAAGGGCATCCTTTACGCAGGCATAATGGTGACAGAAAATAAAGGCATTCAAGTCCTTGAATTTAATGTTCGTTTCGGAGACCCTGAAGCACAGGTAATTTTGAGAAGAATGAAGACAGATCTTGTTGAACTTTGCAAAAAGACAATTGAAGGAAACCTTCCAGAAAAAATTGACTGGGACGAAAGAACTGCAATATGTGTTGTTCTTGCCTCAAAAGGCTACCCCGGTAAATATGAAAAAGGAAAAGTAATAACAGGAATAGAAGAAGCTGAAAAGATTGATGACGTTGTCGTTTTCCACGCTGGAACAGCCACAAAAAACGGGAAACTGGTAACAAACGGTGGAAGGGTTCTAAACGTTACTGCCATGGGTAAAGACATCCATGAAGCTATAGACAACGTTTACAGAGCAGTGGACAAAATACACTTTGATGGAATGCATTATAGAAAAGACATAGGGGCAAAAGCCTTAAAAGAGAGGTAGGTTTAACCTGCCTCTCAATATATCCTTACAATATTATACAGAGAATCTCTCTCTACTGGTGTTTTTCCAGCCTCTTTTATCAATCTTATCAGTCTTGATTTAGGCATATACTCTCCTGCCCTTGCACCGGCAGCCTGTGTTATCTCCTCTTCTACAACTGTCCCGTCAAGGTCATCAACACCATAAAATAGAGACATCTGAGATATTTTTTCTCCTAACATTATCCAGTAAGCCTTTATGTGATAAAAGTTATCAAGCATAAGCCTTGATACTGCCAGCGTTTTTATTTCATCAACGCCGGTAGTGTAATCAGCTCCCCCTATTTCAGTATTAACAGGATGAAAAGCCAGAGGAATAAACGCCTGAAACCCACCAGTCTCATCCTGAGCTTCTCTCAATCTGATCAAATGATTAACCCTGTGAGCAAAAGTCTCAACATGACCAAACAGCATTGTTGCATTTGTTTTTATACCAAGTCTGTGTGCAGTTTTGTGAATTTCCAGATACTCTTTTCCGGAAATCTTGTCAGGACACAACTTCTTTCTTATATCTTTATCAAATATCTCACCGCCCCCGCCGGGCATCGAAGTAAGACCTGCTTCCTTCAATGCTATTAAAGTATCTTTAATACTCTTACCACCCCTATTTGCTATATATTTTATCTCTTCTGCAGTGAAAGCCTTTATCTGAACATCGGGGAATTCCTCTTTTATCCTCTTTACCATTTCTAAGTAATAATCAAAACCCCACTCAGGATGAAGCCCACCCACAATGTGAACCTCAGTAACACCAGACAGATTCATGTTTCTCATTTTATCAAGAATTCTATCTATCGAAAGCTCGTAAGCTCCCTCATCTCCTTTGTTCTTCCTGAAGGCACAAAATTTACACGTCCCCACACAAATGTTTGTCGGTGTTATGTGAACGTTAACGTTGAAATAGACCTTATCTCCGTTCTTCTTCTCATTCACATAAGATGCCAGAATACCTATTGCTGTTAAATCATTGCTTTCAAATAATTTCAATCCGTCTTCAAAAGAGAGCCTCTCTCCGGAAAATACCCTCTCCGCAATCGAATAGAGATTTTTGTCTTTTATGAAAGAAAACATATCCATTTCAGACCTCACAGATAAACATTGACGACATTATAAACGGTATCCCTTTCAACCGGCACCTTGCCAGCTTCCTTTATAAGCTTTATAAGTTTGCTTTTAGGCATGTAACTTCCGGTATTCGCACCCGCTGAATGGGTTATCTCTTCTTCTATGACCGTTCCGTCAAGATCATCAACACCAAAGAAAAGAGATGTTTGAGCCAGTTTTTCACCTAACATTATCCAAAAAGCCCTGATATGAGGAAAGTTATCAAGCATAAGTCTTGCAACAGCAAGCATCTTTAAATCATCAAAACCTGTCGTTGGCTTTCCTCCCAGCTGTGTGTTATCTGGATGATAGGCAAAAGAGAGAAATGCCTGAAATCCACCAGTCTCATCCTGAGCTTCCCTCAACCTGATAAGGTGATCGACCCTATCTTCAATAGACTCAACGTGGCCGTAAAGTATGGAAGCATTACTCTTTAAACCAAATCTATGAGCAATTTTATGAATTTCTATATACCGGGAAGAAGAAAGTTTTTCAGGACAGAGCTTTCTTCTTAAAGTTTCTCTGAAAACTTCAGCTCCACCTGCAGGTAGAGAACCAAGACCTGCCTTAACAAGATCAGAAAGAACCTCTTCAACGGTTTTGTTTCCTATTCTTGCAAGATGATCTATCTCTTCTGCCGTAAACGCCTGAATATGAAGAGAGGGGAAAGCTTCATGAACCGCTGTTATCATAGCTAAATAGTAGTTATAATCCCAATCAGGATGTAATCCACCTACTATATGAATTTCAGTTATACCCTTATCTACATGCTCTTTTACTTTTCCAACAACCTCATCTATTGAAAGCTCGTAAGCCCCCTCATCTCCTTTATTCTTCCTGAAAGCGCAAAACTTACAAATTCCGATACATATATTTGTAGGATTGACATGCCTGTTAACAACAAAATAAACCAGATTGCCGTTCTTCCTTTCATTTACAATAGAAGCGAGCTTGCCGATGGTGAGAATATCGTTACTTTTAAATAGCCTAACACCGTCCTCAAAAGAAAGCCTTTCACCGGACATCACTTTTTCATATATGGGAAGAAGCTCTTTGTCTTCTATAAAAGGCTCAATACTCCTTTCCAATTTCATTTATTAACCCTTTTTTTTCAAGAAATCTGGTAAGTTTTCCTATCCTATCTATCGTTGTAGAACTTAAATGATGCTCAAGAAGGCAACCTTCCTCTTCAGCCACATCGTCGGGAAGATGCAAAACCACCCTCATAAACTCTTCAAGAATTTTATGTTTTTCCAAAAGCTCCTCAGCATATTCTTTCCCTTTATCGGTAGTTCTTACAAGCCCGTAAGGCTCATAGTTTACGTAACCTCTTTCCGAAAGCCTCTTTAAAACCTCTGTAACCGTCGGCATCTTTACATTTCTCTTTTTAGCTATCTCTTTAACCCTTGCTACACCGTTCTCCTTTTCAAGAAGATAGATTGTCTCAAGATAATCTTCCAATCTTGGTGCTAACTTATTTCTCTCTTTCATATAACCTCTTCTGTTCTAAAAGGTTTATTAATTTTACCACAGGTTAAGGAAACCAAGGCGTCAAACATCCCAGAATATTCTTGAATAGTAAAAATCCATTTAATAAGATTGCACACTTTCCCGTTTAGCATATAATAGTAAGGTTGCAAACCTAATCTTTAGGAGGCAAACCAGCCTTGATTGCGAAAATCGTATTAAAGGAGGAGTGGAAATGGCCAAGACTCTCGGCGTCCACATTGTAGCTGACCTTTACGGTTGCGACCCGGAAATCCTCAAATCTGCCGACAGAATGGCTGAGATTTTCGAGGGTGCTGTCAGAGAAGCAAAACTCAACAAACTGTCTTCTCACTTTCATCAGTTTTACCCCTACGGTGCAACAGGGGTAATAGTTATTTCTGAGTCACACCTTTCATTTCACACGTGGCCCGAACACGGATATGTGGCAATCGACGTTTACACCTGTGGTGCACATGAACTTGCATTCAAAGCTTTCGATTACATCGTGGATAAGTTAAATCCCTCAAGAGTGGAAAAGGATGTTCACTTTAGAGGGGTGATTGATGAAAGTGAGGAGGTGGAATTCGCATCCGCCTACTCGGTAGAGGCATAATCAGGGGGTGTAAGCCCCCTATATTAAATTATTCTTCGCCAAATTTTCTTTCAAGTTTCTCCTGTTTTAACTTACAATTAATACAGAGCTCTGCAACAGGTCTTAACTTTAAACGTTCATAAGAAATACATTTACCGCACTCTTCACATATACCATAAGTGCCTTCTTCTATTTTTTGCAAAGCCTTCTCTATCTTTTTGAGATACTTGGCCTCTCTGTCTCTTATTCTCATTTCAAAGGTTCTTAGGATCTCCTCCGTTGACATGTCAACAAGATCACCAACTTCCCTCTCCGCATTTGCCTCTTCAAGGATACCCCTCTTGATATCCTCAATTAATTCCCTTTTCTTCTGCTCAAGTATCTCTCTAAACTCTTCAAGCTGCTTCTTCGTGAGACATTGATTTCCCTTCATAACTGACCCTCCGGCCGATTTGATGATGTAATGTAAAAACAATCCATTAACTTGTCAATCTGCTACCGTATCTTTAAAAAGCTAAGAGATAGCAGGGCAAGAAGTATTGAAATTATCCAGAAACGAACAGTAATCTTCGGTTCTTCCCACCCTTTTTTCTCAAAATGGTGATGCAAAGGTGCCATAAGAAAAACACGCTTTCCTTGACCGAATTTTCTACGAGTATATTTGAAGTAATAACGCTGAATAATAACAGACAGCGTTTCAAGAACGAATATACCACCTGCAATGGCAAGAATAAACTCCTGTTTAATGATAACAGCTACTGTTCCTAAAAGAGCTCCCAGAGCAAGAGACCCTACATCACCCATAAAAACTTCCGCAGGATAAGCGTTAAACCATAAAAAAACAAGGGAAGCACCGATGACAGCTCCACAAACAATAGAGAGCTCTCCAGCACCTGCAACATAAGGAAGGTGAAGGTAGGTAGAAAACTTCACGTTGCCGGCAACATAAGCATACACAAGAAGAACTAGAGATGTTGTAATCACAGGACCTATTGCCAGACCATCAAGACCATCTGTAAGATTAACCGCATTGGAAGAACCGACAATAACAATAACAGACCACAATACAAACAACATCCCAAGATCCAAATGTAAATTCTTAAATACTGGAAAATAGAGCACCGTTGAAAATCCAGACGCATAAAGAATTACTGATATTGCAAAAGCAACTATAATTTGCGACAAAAATTTTCTTTTTTCAGACAACCCTTCAGGATTTTTCAGCTTTGCCTTTATATAATCATCGACAAAACCTATCAAACCGAAGCCGCATATCGCCATAATGGCAAGCCATATAAACAGATTATTCCACTTATTCCACAAAAGAACAGATATGAGAAACGCAGAAATAATAAGAACACCACCCATAGTTGGAACATGTTTTTTCTTGTGATTTTCAGGCATATACTCTTTTATTGTCTGTTCAAACTGAAGATGATTTAAAAACTTTTTCAATTTTGGATATATGAAAAATCCAGAAAGAATGGCAGTAATGGTAGCATACACCAATCTAAAGGTTATATACTTAAAAATATTAATGCCAAGCAGTTTATAAAAGAAACCGTAAAACATACACTCTCCGAGGAAAATTTGTTAAAAGCTATTTTATACTCAAAACAGAAATGATAAAAGGATTATAGAAAAATTTAAGCCTGCAAGTGACAAAGGAAAGGCGATTACTTAATTTAAAAGAAAGTAACCTTCTTTAAGCGGAGGAAAAAAATGCCGATAAGAGACATAATGATAAGAAAAGTAATAACCGTTGACATAGAAGACTCTATCGAATATGCCGTCAAAAAATTGGAAGAGAAAAACGTGGGAAGCCTTGTGGTTATGGACGGCGATAAACCGGTAGGCATTGTAACGGATAGAGATATAGCAATACGAGGGCTCGGTAAATCACCAGACACTCCTATAAAATCGATTATGACTCCGGAATTGATAACCGTAACTTCTGACAGTGATTTCTTCAAACTAACAAAAAAGTTCAGAGACTTCGGCGTGAGAAGGATAGTTATCGTTGACAAAAAGGGCCGATTAGAAGGTATAATTTCCATTGATGATGTTCTTGAAGTCCTGGTAACGGAATTTGCCAACCTTATTGGAGCCATAAGGAGCTAACTGAATGTATCGCGTGGATCTAGAACTTTTTGAAGGACCTCTCGACCTTTTAATTTACCTGATAAGAAAAAAAGAGGTTAGTATTTACGACATTCCCATATCTGAAATAACCAAAGAATTCCTTCACTACATAGAAACGATGAAAGAACTGAACATTCCACTGGCTTCTGAATTCATAGTAATGGCTGCAACTCTTGCAAAGATAAAATCGGAAATGCTAATTCCTCGAGACGACGATTACGACCCCAGAAAGGCAATCGTTCAGGCAATAGAAGAATATCTAAAGATAAAAAAAGGAGTCAAAAAGTTAGAAGAACTTGAAAACCTACAGGCAGAGATGTTCTCTAATAACACCGCCGACATTGTTTTTCAATTCCAGGACAAAATAAAGATAGCAAACACACCGGAAGACCTTAAAGAAACACTTATGAATCTTCTTGAAAGGAAAGAGCCGGACACAGGAGCAAAGCTATCCCTTAACAGTGAAAGGTTTAAAGTATCCGTAAAGATAGAGAAAATCAGAAGACTCCTTAAAAAGCATGAAGTAATAAAGTTTTCAAAACTAATGGAAGAATCCATTTGTAAGCTGGAAGTTATCGTCTATTTCTTAGCAATACTTGAACTGTGCAAAATAGGCGAAGCCGCCGTAAGTAAGGAAGACGATGACATAATAATATCAAAGGTCTGCAAGCTTTTCACTGATAATGTCCTGTTTACTCTTGAGCGTGAAAAAGCGATAGAGGTAGGAAACCCTATCTAAAGAAAGCCCGGAAAACTCAACAACAATATCAACCGGAAGCCCTTTTCTAATCAATCTGTAAGCATAATTCTCTCTAAAATCATTGAGGGAAAAAGTCTTTCCCGTTATCTTAAAGAAAGTAACCTTTAAGCTGTTAGGATTTACAGAAAGTGTAACGACGCCGCTATTTTCAGCCTCTTCCAAAATTTTAACAACTTCTTTATCTACCAATAGTCTCTTTATCTTACCTTCATCAATAGCAGGAACTTTATCAATATATTTAACAGTGAATTTTTTCAATTTAGCTATTTCGGAAGGTTTTAACCCCAGATAAAACATCATCACAAGAGCAACTTTAGTATCCTTTTTTCTACTTCCAACCGCTTTTTTATAAAATTCCTTCAATTTATTATCATCTATTAGAACAAAATTCTTAAAATCGTCTTCCATATCAACGGAAACGGAAAG includes these proteins:
- the purD gene encoding phosphoribosylamine--glycine ligase, which codes for MKVLVIGSGGREHALTWKISKSKYVKEIFAIPGNPGIAQLATCITIDPTNIKAIADFAEREKINLTVVGPEAPLVAGIVDEFESRGLKIFGPSKEAARLEGSKAFSKEMMKAFGVPTAEFQIFDNPEDAKAYIKEKGAPIVVKADGLAAGKGVVVAQTVEEALEAIDKIMVDRVFGDAGNRVVVEECLKGEEASYLVISDGERYIPLAPAQDHKAVFDGDRGPNTGGMGAYSPAPVLSPELEEEVKKRVIEPMLKGMAERGTPFKGILYAGIMVTENKGIQVLEFNVRFGDPEAQVILRRMKTDLVELCKKTIEGNLPEKIDWDERTAICVVLASKGYPGKYEKGKVITGIEEAEKIDDVVVFHAGTATKNGKLVTNGGRVLNVTAMGKDIHEAIDNVYRAVDKIHFDGMHYRKDIGAKALKER
- the mqnE gene encoding aminofutalosine synthase MqnE produces the protein MFSFIKDKNLYSIAERVFSGERLSFEDGLKLFESNDLTAIGILASYVNEKKNGDKVYFNVNVHITPTNICVGTCKFCAFRKNKGDEGAYELSIDRILDKMRNMNLSGVTEVHIVGGLHPEWGFDYYLEMVKRIKEEFPDVQIKAFTAEEIKYIANRGGKSIKDTLIALKEAGLTSMPGGGGEIFDKDIRKKLCPDKISGKEYLEIHKTAHRLGIKTNATMLFGHVETFAHRVNHLIRLREAQDETGGFQAFIPLAFHPVNTEIGGADYTTGVDEIKTLAVSRLMLDNFYHIKAYWIMLGEKISQMSLFYGVDDLDGTVVEEEITQAAGARAGEYMPKSRLIRLIKEAGKTPVERDSLYNIVRIY
- the mqnE gene encoding aminofutalosine synthase MqnE, with the protein product MKLERSIEPFIEDKELLPIYEKVMSGERLSFEDGVRLFKSNDILTIGKLASIVNERKNGNLVYFVVNRHVNPTNICIGICKFCAFRKNKGDEGAYELSIDEVVGKVKEHVDKGITEIHIVGGLHPDWDYNYYLAMITAVHEAFPSLHIQAFTAEEIDHLARIGNKTVEEVLSDLVKAGLGSLPAGGAEVFRETLRRKLCPEKLSSSRYIEIHKIAHRFGLKSNASILYGHVESIEDRVDHLIRLREAQDETGGFQAFLSFAYHPDNTQLGGKPTTGFDDLKMLAVARLMLDNFPHIRAFWIMLGEKLAQTSLFFGVDDLDGTVIEEEITHSAGANTGSYMPKSKLIKLIKEAGKVPVERDTVYNVVNVYL
- a CDS encoding metal-dependent transcriptional regulator, translated to MKERNKLAPRLEDYLETIYLLEKENGVARVKEIAKKRNVKMPTVTEVLKRLSERGYVNYEPYGLVRTTDKGKEYAEELLEKHKILEEFMRVVLHLPDDVAEEEGCLLEHHLSSTTIDRIGKLTRFLEKKGLINEIGKEY
- the speD gene encoding adenosylmethionine decarboxylase, with the protein product MAKTLGVHIVADLYGCDPEILKSADRMAEIFEGAVREAKLNKLSSHFHQFYPYGATGVIVISESHLSFHTWPEHGYVAIDVYTCGAHELAFKAFDYIVDKLNPSRVEKDVHFRGVIDESEEVEFASAYSVEA
- a CDS encoding TraR/DksA family transcriptional regulator; the encoded protein is MKGNQCLTKKQLEEFREILEQKKRELIEDIKRGILEEANAEREVGDLVDMSTEEILRTFEMRIRDREAKYLKKIEKALQKIEEGTYGICEECGKCISYERLKLRPVAELCINCKLKQEKLERKFGEE
- the mraY gene encoding phospho-N-acetylmuramoyl-pentapeptide-transferase is translated as MFYGFFYKLLGINIFKYITFRLVYATITAILSGFFIYPKLKKFLNHLQFEQTIKEYMPENHKKKHVPTMGGVLIISAFLISVLLWNKWNNLFIWLAIMAICGFGLIGFVDDYIKAKLKNPEGLSEKRKFLSQIIVAFAISVILYASGFSTVLYFPVFKNLHLDLGMLFVLWSVIVIVGSSNAVNLTDGLDGLAIGPVITTSLVLLVYAYVAGNVKFSTYLHLPYVAGAGELSIVCGAVIGASLVFLWFNAYPAEVFMGDVGSLALGALLGTVAVIIKQEFILAIAGGIFVLETLSVIIQRYYFKYTRRKFGQGKRVFLMAPLHHHFEKKGWEEPKITVRFWIISILLALLSLSFLKIR
- a CDS encoding CBS domain-containing protein; the encoded protein is MPIRDIMIRKVITVDIEDSIEYAVKKLEEKNVGSLVVMDGDKPVGIVTDRDIAIRGLGKSPDTPIKSIMTPELITVTSDSDFFKLTKKFRDFGVRRIVIVDKKGRLEGIISIDDVLEVLVTEFANLIGAIRS
- a CDS encoding segregation and condensation protein A gives rise to the protein MYRVDLELFEGPLDLLIYLIRKKEVSIYDIPISEITKEFLHYIETMKELNIPLASEFIVMAATLAKIKSEMLIPRDDDYDPRKAIVQAIEEYLKIKKGVKKLEELENLQAEMFSNNTADIVFQFQDKIKIANTPEDLKETLMNLLERKEPDTGAKLSLNSERFKVSVKIEKIRRLLKKHEVIKFSKLMEESICKLEVIVYFLAILELCKIGEAAVSKEDDDIIISKVCKLFTDNVLFTLEREKAIEVGNPI